aagacactaattgaaagatgtactaaaaatagatcagtctgtaaaaatgccgtgacataggcttagtatgggagttgcaagctcctgctcattgGCTCCTCCTGGTAATGGTTATTAGAACTTGAGGGTATATACATATGTAGGATTGTGAAACTGCCTTTTTGCAAAGTTGAACGACTTCAATGGAACCGATGCAGtttcgtcatttgaaaatttgtgcATATTTGGCGATTATTACGCTTTGTTCGCATTGTGCACGATATGCCACTGGATTGACATGAGCACCGTTGAAGAATGAAACATTCACTGCCTTCTTTTCAAGTTGTCGTCAAAATGGCAAATCTGGTATTTCACATTGATATTTAGCGGGGGATGGGAAATAAACGTTGTAAAATACATGCcacgcgtgcagcacgattatttttcctcactcgacctaTCAAGTTAGTAATTTGTTGCCGTGGTCGTTGCTTAATTAAATAGTCTTTCTATTGTTAAAAAACTAGATTGAGAAATCcctttgcagttttattttattcgtGAACTTCATACATAGTTGGTTTATCAGACCTGTGTTTAAGCCACTAAATCTATGCTTGGGAGTCCAAGCCAAGCatttattacaaaacaaaaaatggaaaaaagccACTGAGCATTATTTTAAAGCTCCGGTAGCGAATCACAAACCAAACTGAGAAACCCCGCCCGGGTTTGATTTTTTATTCGTGATCGTCATACACGCATAATTGTTTCAGCATACCATTAGTAAAATTAGCATATCATTaggaaaaaagaagaacaaaaaaacagcattattttaaagctttctgGCAGAGAATTACTGGAGCATGGACTACATAACTCCCCGTTATTTTGCAACGTATGTCGTTCGAGTGTTGTCCATTACTGTGTGATTTACCATAGAGGTGACCACACCTTTCAGTTGATGGATTGTTCGGTTCACCAGGTGCCCATTTGTTATAACCCGCTACTAGGGTGTCGTCTGTCCAGTAGAACTTGTTGTCTGCCTTTCTGTGAAGGCCCAACCAAGCCCCAAGGTATGTAGTGTGGACTTGATTTCCAGTGAGGTTGTAAACAAACTGGTTTTCGTCTTTGGAGGTGATTTTAGCGAGATCTCCTCCAAATTTCAGACAATTTCGTCGCGCAGCGCTCCACTCCGCGGTTGGAATATCGATAACAATGTAACACGAATTTCCATATTGAACCCAGCCAGTGGAACAAGAAGgttctgtaaaagaaaaagaaacgtcTTTTAGAGAATCTTCCTCcataaattcccaaaaacactTTCCCGCGGTAGCCATGCCTCTTGGGTTATTGGTTATTGGGTTGCTTGCATCAGCAAGGTCAGTAAATTAAGTAACCAAAATTAGAGCTGAAGTATCTGGGTCATCACAAAGAGAATGCTTGTGGGTAGACTATGCAGAAACTGATAAAATACCTTGATTTTCCGCGGAAGATTTGTTTGCACTCTGTAAAAACAAGGGAACAGGTATAACGATTCTGGTAGCATGGAAAACTTATGAGGAAGATTTATGATGTGCCTCtggaaaatagtttgaaaaaaagACGTATTCCACGCATTTTGATGCATTTCCTTTCGCGTGCTATTGGCAATAAACTGAAATTACGTTATTCAGTTGAGCTTGCAACAGTAAATTAAATCTCTCAGTCTGTTGAATGACTTCACAAATAATTCATCCAATCCAGTTTGCCAACATTTAAAAACGCGAACAAGATGGAACAATCGCAAAATCATAGCTTCTCATCTTATTTGATCAGTGATTGCCTATTTGTGTGACTGTGTCCATTTTGAGAAAACCCTCTTTGCTATTTTAATGACTGAAATGCATCAGTTAGCTAAGAATTAGCttttggtgatttttaaaaa
This genomic window from Acropora muricata isolate sample 2 chromosome 2, ASM3666990v1, whole genome shotgun sequence contains:
- the LOC136906643 gene encoding perlucin-like protein, which encodes MKFPLVLAILACTDLPFFVGKTSAKEGCGTASKSEPTNIHVYCSAQEKGQKGEKGTPCDCGLPSANKSSAENQEPSCSTGWVQYGNSCYIVIDIPTAEWSAARRNCLKFGGDLAKITSKDENQFVYNLTGNQVHTTYLGAWLGLHRKADNKFYWTDDTLVAGYNKWAPGEPNNPSTERCGHLYGKSHSNGQHSNDIRCKITGSYVVHAPVILCQKALK